The following nucleotide sequence is from Nitrospira sp..
ACCAGGAAGAGGTGAAGGTGGCGGCACTCGATCTTGGGGCCGACGACTATGTGACGAAGCCGTTTGGAATCAACGAGCTGCTGGCGCGAATGCGCACCGCCCTTCGCCATGCCGCACGTCCTGAATCGGAGGCGGCCTCCTCGGTCTTTACGGTGGGCAACATCCGCGTGGATCTCGGACGGCGGCAGGTCTTCGTCTCAGACAGCGAGATCCACTTGACCCCGATCGAATACAAGCTGCTCACGACGCTCATTCGCTACGCCGGCAAGGTCATCACGCATCGGCAACTTCTGAAGGAGGTGTGGGGCCCTTTACATGTGGAGGAAGGGCAGTATCTCAGAGTGTACATGCGGCAGTTGCGTCAAAAGATCGAGCCCGACCCCGCACAGCCCCGCTATCTTGTCACGGAACTGGGGGTGGGGTATCGCTTGCGGAC
It contains:
- a CDS encoding response regulator, translating into MTQEASILLIEDEPEIRRFLRTSLPAHGLRLYESSTAKEGLIEAKARNPDLILLDLGLPDLDGSEVIHALRQWTSTPIIVLSARDQEEVKVAALDLGADDYVTKPFGINELLARMRTALRHAARPESEAASSVFTVGNIRVDLGRRQVFVSDSEIHLTPIEYKLLTTLIRYAGKVITHRQLLKEVWGPLHVEEGQYLRVYMRQLRQKIEPDPAQPRYLVTELGVGYRLRTE